The DNA region TTTAATATATCTCTTGCCTTTTCTTTTTCTGATATAACTCTCTGTTTGATTTTTTCTATATCTTTTTGATGTACTTGCATAAAGATTTCCTTCATCAAGATATTCTGAGGATATTTGATATTGCAAATAAAGTTAATAAATTTGTACTAAATAAAAGTTTTGAGTTGATAGATGTAATATTTAATACGGCAAAAGTATTAGAAGTCCAGCTAAGAGCATAAAAATGAAATATATGCGACTTTTATACATTAATTAAGTTTTTTTATTCATTTTAAAAAAACTTAATGGATATATTTCGCTTATAGTATTAAACTGCAAATTACTTGTAATATGAGTAACAAAACAACTAAATTATTAACAAACAAAAAATTATTTAAAATATGCCTATTAATCAATCTTTAAAATTAACAGTTTGTAATCATAAGTTTATACACCAAGCTATTAGGCTTGCTTATAAAGTAGGCTATTCTTCTTATGGTGAAAGACTTAAAGGGACGGAAAAAGAAATTAAAGGCATAGGGTGGAAGATATTGTGCAATTCTGCAGATTATAAAGATACTAATAAGTATGGCTACAAAGCAGTAGCTTTTATTAACGAAAAAACTAAAGAAATTCATGTTGCTACTGCAGGCACAGATCCTAAAAATGTAAACGATCTGAGAGATGATATACAGGGTGTTTATAGGCATGGCGACATTTCAAAGATAAAGCCAATGAAAGCTTTCATTGATAAAGTAGTCAATAATCTTGATGTAAAAGATTATAAATATACTACTAGCGGTCATTCTCTTGGAGCGGTAGTTTCAGATTTAACAGCAGCTGAGATTGTATCTCGAAATCTTAATCTTGTTGAATCTACTACTTTTGATAATCCAGGCTCATATCCAGCATTAGATTATGCAACTAAAAATAAATTTTTTCCTAATGAAGCTAGAGAAAAAATTTATTCACTTGCTAAGTATTGCAAAGTTATTAATGCAGTACCAAATTTGATAAACGAAACTAATGATCAATTTGCTGCAATCCAACCACAAAGTTAGCGCTACCAAAAAATGATTTTGGCAATGGTTATATTAGCTGGATGGCAGAAAATTTTAGAAAGTTATGCAAGCCACTTAGTGCAACAGAAAACATGCTAAATTCTTATTTTGGATTTAACAAAGTATCGTATGCACTTCATAAAATGTCTGAGACAATTAACTCAACATCTGATTTATTAAAAAAATATCTATAACAGCTCAATCTCATGGGTTGAGTAATTTTGAAAACTGCAAAATACTTGATGTAAAGAATCGTGGCAACAATGTGGTAGAATTAGATTCTACTGAAGGAGATAAATTACACAACGTTTATTCTACAGGTAATGATGGTATTTTGGTAGAACGTACAAATACTGAAGAAGAATTAAAATCATTCGTAGTTTATGGTACTTATAAGTACTGTGATATACAAACACCAGTTTATGAAGCAGAACACCAAAGTTTACCTTCATTTGTATGCTATGATCCTGCATCTAATGATGGGTTTAACCAAATTAATGGAGTATGTACTGACTGGAGTACAGAGGTTGATTAATATAATGTTTTTGTAGTTTGGATGTAAAAGTATTTCTATTTGATATAGCCAATTAATAGGAGTTTGATAGAAGAAATTAGCTTGTATATACATCAAGCTAATTTTCTACTTTCTTTAAGCTTGCAAGATAAGTTTTCTAGCTAGTATAATAGACTTGTTTTGAAAGAAGTCTATTATACCATAGTTTAATCTAGACAGTTTGCTAATTTGTGGGCTCTGTAATTTATCATATCTACCAACTTATGCAAATCAGTATATACATTGTTGCTGGATATGTTTTTTACTCTCTTTCTTTCATTAAAAAGAGTTATTAAAGACTTCTATTAATTATGCAATCTTTGTTCCGTAAAATTGGAACATATCAAATTATTTTTTAGAATCTTATCAATCTTAATAAGACTTCTTTGTTTTTACCTTCTCGTCTTTCGTTATCGAATATAACATGATAGTTGATCCATCTCCTAATAACTCTAATGACTTGTGATAATATTTGTGTTTTGTCTTGCTGATTACTAATTTTTGCAAACTAGATATCTATAACATAGTGCAGAAAGACATTAGCCAAGATTAGTAAAACTATTTTGAGCTTTGACGACAACATTCTTTGTTAATAACTATAGTACCATTTTCTATGATTAGTGTTTCAATAAGATACACTAATGTTTTTACTGATAGCTATAAGCTGTGCAGTTTTATATAATAATTCTAAGAAAGAAAATTCGCTTCTAATATTGAGTAATGTGTGCCATAATTATTACGTTAAATAATATTTAGTGTTAAAATTGCAAAGTATTATTAAGAGTTTATATAAATTTAAGCAGTATCATGTATTTATACGAGGTTTATTACAATCCAAATGCAAAAGTGCATCAGGTAATATTATCAAGGCATGGCTTTTCTATTAAAGCAGCTATATTTAGTTTTCTATGGGCTGGATATCATGGTATGTGGTATATATTAATATCAGGAATACTAATCAATTCTATTATAATATTTGGAATAGATAATCCAATTATGTTAACTTTAGGTCAAATAACACTAGTTACTATGTCTATATTTTTTGGTATTTTTGCTAGTGATATTCTAACATTTTATTTAAATATTAAAGGTTATCAACTTTATGATATTGTATATGCTAACTCAACAATTGATGGAGAATATAAGTTTTACAAAAAGCTTTTGAGAAAATATACAAAGCAAAATTAGTGGCCACACTTGCTATTATATAAATTATACTTAAACTTAACCTTTATATAAAATATGGTGTACTCTTAATGTAAAGCAAGATACAAGGTATACCAACCCTCCAATAGCAATACATATTAACAATGAAAATATCTTAAATAGAAGAGTTGTTTTATTATACAATACAACATTATTTAAGTAATAAATAGTTATAGCCATAATTACACAAGATACTAATAACTTTAAAATAAAGACAGCTGTTGCTTTTGTAAGCTTGTAATAGCTAAACTTATTAGCAGCAATTAATACAAATATAATATTAGTTAATAGCGATATTGCATTGCTTAAAACAATGCCAATATAATCAAAAAACTGCGCAAATAATATGCTAAGAGTTATATTTAATAAAGATGAACATACAGCAATTTTCATAGGTGTTTTAGTATCACAATTTGCATAGAATGCTGGAGTTATAACCTTAGCGAGAATATATGTTGGTAATCCAAATGCTGAAATAGCA from Orientia tsutsugamushi str. Boryong includes:
- a CDS encoding lipase family protein encodes the protein MPINQSLKLTVCNHKFIHQAIRLAYKVGYSSYGERLKGTEKEIKGIGWKILCNSADYKDTNKYGYKAVAFINEKTKEIHVATAGTDPKNVNDLRDDIQGVYRHGDISKIKPMKAFIDKVVNNLDVKDYKYTTSGHSLGAVVSDLTAAEIVSRNLNLVESTTFDNPGSYPALDYATKNKFFPNEAREKIYSLAKYCKVINAVPNLINETNDQFAAIQPQS